The Prochlorococcus marinus XMU1404 region AACGTCAATAGCATTAGAGGGGTCTACATTTGTAGACCAAATTAGCCCCCCTAGAAGGACACTAATGGCTACAATGAAACCTCTAAAAATCATAGGTTCTCTACTTTCAAACTTTGCTCCAATCATAGAAATTATAAAGATAGAAAACGATAAAATTGCAGAAAGTATACAAAAAAAGCAATATGCTTGAATTTTTAAAAACATTATATTTATCAATAAAAAGCTAAATGTTGATGACGCACAAGATATAAGGAATACTAACCACCATAAAAACTTATTTAGTTTTTCTTTTGGGGAAATTAAATTTAGCGAAAGTATTATCGTAATCAATAATATTGATAAATACGTTATAAATCCTGCTAATGAAAGAGGTATATTAACGTGATTATTTTCAAATAACGTGCCCCAAGGACTATTTAAAACTGTTTCACAACCATTTTGTATCCCCGGGCATGAAAGCGAAGTAAATAATCCCCATTCTTTTAGAGTAATCGAACCTGTGTCAACTATGCCTATAGTGCTAAGAATTGCAATTATGATTTTTGGCCATTTCAAATCTTTTTTACTTCTTCTGTTTAAAGTCTTAAGGGCCATAAAAATGAAAATTTGTTATTTACACTATCTATCCTAATATTATCTTGGCATGAGAGTTATGTACGAAATGCTTTTTAAATCTTTTAATTCTTATTTTTCAAGTTGTGAAACAAAATAGTCTCAATATAAAAGAAAAAAAACTATCTAAGATTGCATTTAGTCATGTTGGTTGCGAGAAAAATCTTGTTGATACTGAACATATGCAAGGCTTATTAGATAAAGAGGGTTATGAAGTTGACAGCAATATAAATGATGCAAATGTTGTTGTTGTAAATACTTGCAGTTTTATTGAAACAGCTAGAGAAGAATCTATTAGAAAAATTCTAGAATATACAAATCAAGGAAAGGAAGTAATAGTTGCAGGCTGTATGGCTCAGCATTTTAAAGATGAACTTCTAAAAGAAATACCTGAAATAAAAGGTTTGGTTGGAACAGGAGATTATCAAAAGATTGCAAAGGTTTTAGACAGAGTAGAAAAAGGAGAAATCGTTAATGAAGTTTCAAAAATACCTGAATTTATTGCAGATGAGAAAATACCTCGTTTTGTAGATAAAAACAAAATTGTTGCTTATCTTCGTATTGCTGAAGGCTGCAACTATAATTGTGCTTTTTGTATTATTCCTAAGTTGAGAGGTCCTCAAAGAAGTAGAACAATAGAATCTATAGTTTCAGAAGCCAAAAGTCTTTCAAAGCAGGGTATTCAAGAAATCATATTAATTAGTCAAATAACAACTAATTATGGTCAAGATATTTATGGAAAGCCATCATTAGCCAAACTTTTGAATGAGCTTTCTACAGTGCCAATTCCTTGGATAAGGATACATTATGCTTATCCCACGGGTTTAACTGATGAAGTTATTAGAGCTTTCAAAAATTCGAAAAATATAGTACCTTACTTTGATTTACCACTTCAGCATAGTCATCCAGATGTGTTGAAGAGTATGAATAGACCTTGGCAAGCTTCTTTGAATGAATCAATTTTGGAGAAAATTAGAGAAGAAATTCCATCTGCTGTATTAAGAACTAGTCTCATTGTTGGTTTCCCAGGAGAAAAAAAAGAACATTTTAAGCATCTTCTCAAATTTTTGGATAGGCACAAATTTGATCATGTAGGAGTGTTTATTTTTTCTCCTGAGGAAGGAACTCCAGCTTTTCATTTGCCAAATAAAGTATCTCCAGAGGTTGCAGAGGCAAGAAAAGATAACGTTATTTCAGTTCAACAAAATATATCTAAAGATAAAAATCAGACATATGTTGGTTCAAAAATGAAGATTTTGGTAGAAAAAATATCAGACAATAACGAATTAATAGGTAGGTCGTACAATTTCGCTCCTGAAATAGACGGAACTGTAATTTTATCTGTTAAAGATAAAATTGATTTGAAAAATTACATTGGTAAATTTGTTGAAGCAAATATTTCTTTTGCGGATGAATATGATTTGTATGGAGAGACTATTAAAATTTTGTAGTTTTTTTAAATTAATTTAACTGCTCTTAAGAGCTTATCTAGTGCGAAAGCAGCTCCAAAACCAAAACCAATAAATGCAAAATAGAAAATGATGTTCATTAATTTTTTTATTTTCATTTAATTTAACATCAGATGAAAAGATTAGATTTTTTCGTTTAATTTCTTAATCTTGGATATAGGGTAATTTTTTGCATAAACATTCTTCTGCTTTTTGTAGTTCCCGGCCTAAGTATAGGGCATGATCGAATCTGGTTATTAAGTCATTTCTTTCTTCAGTGATCAATATTCCAAGTTGTTTCGCACTTATACCTTCAAAAACTTCATTACTAACTCTTTTATTTTGAGAGTCGCATTTAATTGGTTCATTTGTTTCTGGGTCAAGCGCATATCCATCATCATTAATATTATTTAGAAAGTGCTCTAAAATTATTTTATTTTCTTCTAAATCTACTTTTATAATAAAATAACCGTTTGGATCTAAGTTTATATGTCGGTTAGATAGATTATTATCAATCTTTATTTTTTTATCGAAACTTTTACCAGAATCCATTATTAGAAGTTAATAAAGACTATAATACTAATATAATCTTTGGTAAAGTTAAATAATTTTTTATTTAAAGGGTATAGATTTATTTTCAAAATCAATTTCCATCTCGGTTTGTTTATTAACTTCATTTAGCCAAGGATAAATGATATTATCCATATTTTTGTCAAACCACTTATGCATACTAACGGTGCTTTTTGCAAAAAACCCCCTCCTCCTTTTATGTTTACCACCTGCTCCAGGATCAAAAAAATCTATACTATTTTTTATTGCCCATTCAATTGGCTGATAGTAACATAATTCAAAATGTAAATTAGAAATTTCTTCTTGACTACCCCAATATCTACCCCATAAGTTGTTTTTATTTTTAACGCACATCGACATAGCAAAAATATCATTTGAATCATTTTTTGATGCGCTAAAAAGTAAAAGATTTTTTTTATTTTCAATAATTTTTTCGAAAAATGAAGATGTTAGATATTTACTTCCCCAAACTCCCCATCTAGAACAATGCTGTTCATAAAAATTGTGCATTCTTTTGAGGATTTCTTGGTTGATATCATCTTCATTAAAAATTTCAACTTTAATATCTTGTTTAATAATTGATTTCCTCTCTTTTTTTATATTTTTTCTCTGATTAGAGTTAAATCTTGAAAGAAAATCATCAAACGTTTTTTCTCCATTACTCCTCCATTCACTGCTGGAATTTATCCATTCATGGTATCCCAAAGATATAAGATGGTTGCCCCAGCTTTCATCAATATATAAAAAATTACAACTTAAAATTTTGTTTGTAATCGCAAAGCTTTCGATATGGTTTAAGAGTAAATTTGTAATTTCTTTCTTATCGTTATTTTTTTTATAAAGAAATTGATATCCATTTACAGGACTATAAGGACTCATTCCAATTAATTTAGGGTAATAATTTAAATTAAGCTCTTGAGCTAATCTTGCAAATGATTGATCAAAAATAAATTCTCCATAGCTATGATTTTTTAAAAAAAGTGGAGCAATTCCTAATATTTCTTCATTTTTATAAGCAACAAAATATAGAGGCTGCCAACCAGTTTCTCTCGAAACACTTTTTGATATTTCAAGGTTTTTAAGCCAGTTCCATTCATAAAATGGATTATTGATTTCATTTGCTAATTCATTCCATATCTCCTTGGAGAT contains the following coding sequences:
- a CDS encoding vitamin K epoxide reductase family protein; protein product: MALKTLNRRSKKDLKWPKIIIAILSTIGIVDTGSITLKEWGLFTSLSCPGIQNGCETVLNSPWGTLFENNHVNIPLSLAGFITYLSILLITIILSLNLISPKEKLNKFLWWLVFLISCASSTFSFLLINIMFLKIQAYCFFCILSAILSFSIFIISMIGAKFESREPMIFRGFIVAISVLLGGLIWSTNVDPSNAIDVAIPTENVSPIITTSSSPKKVKFAKFLSDNNIVMYSAYWCPHCHDQKQLFGKEAVKELKVVECAKDGKDNEYELCQTKGISGFPSWEINGEIISGTRDLNELAIKTGYQGDSNF
- the rimO gene encoding 30S ribosomal protein S12 methylthiotransferase RimO encodes the protein MKQNSLNIKEKKLSKIAFSHVGCEKNLVDTEHMQGLLDKEGYEVDSNINDANVVVVNTCSFIETAREESIRKILEYTNQGKEVIVAGCMAQHFKDELLKEIPEIKGLVGTGDYQKIAKVLDRVEKGEIVNEVSKIPEFIADEKIPRFVDKNKIVAYLRIAEGCNYNCAFCIIPKLRGPQRSRTIESIVSEAKSLSKQGIQEIILISQITTNYGQDIYGKPSLAKLLNELSTVPIPWIRIHYAYPTGLTDEVIRAFKNSKNIVPYFDLPLQHSHPDVLKSMNRPWQASLNESILEKIREEIPSAVLRTSLIVGFPGEKKEHFKHLLKFLDRHKFDHVGVFIFSPEEGTPAFHLPNKVSPEVAEARKDNVISVQQNISKDKNQTYVGSKMKILVEKISDNNELIGRSYNFAPEIDGTVILSVKDKIDLKNYIGKFVEANISFADEYDLYGETIKIL
- the petL gene encoding cytochrome b6-f complex subunit PetL, whose translation is MNIIFYFAFIGFGFGAAFALDKLLRAVKLI
- a CDS encoding DUF4346 domain-containing protein — protein: MDSGKSFDKKIKIDNNLSNRHINLDPNGYFIIKVDLEENKIILEHFLNNINDDGYALDPETNEPIKCDSQNKRVSNEVFEGISAKQLGILITEERNDLITRFDHALYLGRELQKAEECLCKKLPYIQD
- a CDS encoding peptidogalycan biosysnthesis protein, with product MNQKVHKVEVKLSIKEISKEIWNELANEINNPFYEWNWLKNLEISKSVSRETGWQPLYFVAYKNEEILGIAPLFLKNHSYGEFIFDQSFARLAQELNLNYYPKLIGMSPYSPVNGYQFLYKKNNDKKEITNLLLNHIESFAITNKILSCNFLYIDESWGNHLISLGYHEWINSSSEWRSNGEKTFDDFLSRFNSNQRKNIKKERKSIIKQDIKVEIFNEDDINQEILKRMHNFYEQHCSRWGVWGSKYLTSSFFEKIIENKKNLLLFSASKNDSNDIFAMSMCVKNKNNLWGRYWGSQEEISNLHFELCYYQPIEWAIKNSIDFFDPGAGGKHKRRRGFFAKSTVSMHKWFDKNMDNIIYPWLNEVNKQTEMEIDFENKSIPFK